The Zea mays cultivar B73 chromosome 7, Zm-B73-REFERENCE-NAM-5.0, whole genome shotgun sequence DNA segment TCTTCCAGCTGCAGGAACGGGTCGCTGAGCAGCTCGGCCGCGCTCGGCCGCCGCGACGCCGGCGCCAGGCACCTGTCGATGAACCGCCTCACCGCGGGGTCTTTCACCTTGTACAGAGCCGCCGGCTTTATCCCCTGCCCAGAGAAACAGCAGTTGATCAATCAATCGATGGatgaaagaaaaaaaagagtaaTCTGTAGAACGGAACGAAGGCAATTTCTTACGGAGGTGACTTTCTTGTAGATGTGCACGGGGTGCACGCACTCGCTGTAGGGGTACTCGAGCGTGACCATCTCGAGGACGCACATGCCGAACGAGTAGACGTCGGCGCGCTCGTCGTAGCCCTCCGCGTACACCTCGGGCGCCATGAACTCCGGCGTGCCCACGACGCAGCGCGCCGCGTGCGGCGAGCCGCGGCGGCGGGCCACGGTGGCGAGGCCGAAGTCGCCGATCTTGACCTGGCCCTGGCTGCCGTTGACGAAGATGTTGTCGCACTTGAGGTCGCGGTGGATGACGCCGCGCGCGTGGAGGTAGGCGAGGCCGTCGAGGATCTGCCGGCACCAGCGCCGGACCGCGGCGGCGCCGGCCCGCGGGTGCCGGAGGCGGTACTGGCGCAGCGTGCCGGAGGTGAAGAGCTCGGTGACGAAGTTGACGGCGAGGCGGGGCGCGGCGGCGTCGGCCCAGGACGCGTGGAGCCGCATGACGGCGCGGTGGCGGAGGGACTTGAGCAGGTGGATCTCGCCGTAGAGGCGCTCCAGCTCCGCCGGGCCGCGCAGGAAGTCGTGCAGCTGCACCTGGTTCCACGCCACCTCCATGCCCCGGTGCTCGTCGAAGGCCCGGTACCTGGTTGCGCCATGGTCGCCACGGCATGGACGGACACACGCAGGAACAGCAATCAGTGCCACGCACCACGACGACGCTTGTTAGGATTTGGGAATCGACGATGGAGATGATCGAACTTCTTACACAGTCTTTGAGGACCCCTTGCCGAGAATCTCGTTGTACTGCAGTCCAGTCAGTCGATGGTTCGGAACAGAGGAGAGAAGCAAGATTTATTAGTACCACGATCGACCACGAGTCCACGACGGAGCATGTCgacaagaggaagaagaagacgagcAAGGAGGAAGAGCTAGGAAGGCGAGCGGAGATAGGAATACGAATACGAATACGATCGACCTTACCCTGCCATACCTCCCGGTAGGATCAACCTCGACGTAGCCCGGGTCCGGTAAGAGTCCCTCAGCAGCGCCGTCGCCATTGCTCTGCAGCTGCAGAGCTCCCATCATCCTCTTCCTAGCTTCCTCTACTAGACCGCCACGACACCGCACGGCAGACGGCGCCGCACCTCAAGCGAGCGACCGTGCTCTCACTCTCGCCTCCCCCAACATCCCGTTCGGCGCATCCAGACTCAGTTCACCCCCCAACCAAGCCAAGAACCCAACGATAGATGCATGCACCTGCAGCTCCCCGCTCATGCTGGCAAATCCTTCTTGTTCCTGCGCCGTACTACCGCATGTACAGTACAGGCGGCGGGGTGACCGAAGGCGCGCAGAGGACGAAGACAACGTGGCACGCGCGCGGTGTGGGATCTCGAGGGCAGACGAGGGGGGGAGGGAGGAGGAAGCAGAGGCACACTCGGCTCTGTCGCTAGGCTTTTAAATAGCAAATGTATGTCCCGGGTAGGGTAGGGATGGGGCGCGGTGGCGGCCACAAACGAGATGGCGACGAGGAGACCGAAGAAGAGGAAGGTTTGGCTGGGACCGGACCGAAGAAGATGGTGACGATAAGGCGGTCGGCTCACGGCGTGGAATCCCTGAGCCGGCCCCGGCGGGACCTCGTGCAGGTGCAGCCAGCAACAAGAATCTGCTGTACTGGCTTGGATTGGCTCGACGACGCACTTGTTTTTACTGAGATTATTGGGTGTAGATCCCCATGGTCAGCTACTCGGCAGTTCACTAATTTATTTGTTCAGTTTATTTATTGCAAGGGCGTGTCAAAACCTACCAAAGCCTATCTAGAGCAAGTAAGCAAGCTGAACAGTGAGATAGGGAGTAAAAGGAGCGAGTCCTAAACTTAGGACAGGTTTAGACACAAGAATCGAGAAATCATGTGACAAAAACGACTAAGACTCCCTTTAGCATGGCTCTGACTCCTCTGGAAATAGTTCCGGCTCTGTCTCCTCTGACTTTCTGGCTTTTCTGGAGGAACCAGAACCGTTTTGCAATTTGTTTGGTAAAGTAGTTTCTATCATGTGTGTTTCGAATGATGTATAAGAAAAAATAGAGGAGCCGATAGAAGCGCTATGCTACTGACTTTACTCTTAGACTGTCTCCAGCAGCATCCCCTAAATTCTgtcccctaaaggaatattctctgtcctttacagaacactctaaaagattctgtcATCTATATATTCTCagtctccagcagcgtcctctaaattccgTCCCCTACAGCTACAGTGTTAACAGATTCCCTTTTCCaatttttttcatttttctttgttttctttCCATTCCACGCTACACAAATGATGCGTCAAAAATGTAATTATTAATTTCTAAATTAATAAATTCGAATTATCAATATTAATTACATTGCTTGTTTTGTTGTTGTGTAATTGTTGTCGATAAAGCGCCGCATAGTATATTATCGGTACGAAAATATGTTTTCAAATTGACAAGCTTCCACCGTAAGCCAGAACTCTTCTTCGAGAAGCCATGGCCTTGCTTCCCCTGCACAACAACCGTATGGCTTGTCTCGGAAGCGTACTTCCTTTATAAATACCGAGTGAGCCTTGCATACTTCACTCAACCTTGCCTTTGCAAACTCCACAACCATGAACCCCTACTTAGAAAACAATTTCCTTGTGCGGTTGATGGAAGAaatggaagaggaagaagaagagttcGAGTTGGCGAGGCACATGCTCAATAGGAGGCGGCGTGCACGCAACGAGCGTCGTCATGGTGGTTCGATTCCAGGGCGTGTTAGGATTCATCGTGATCACATGAGCGGCGATGCAAGAATCCGAGCGGACTACTTTGGAGCGCACCCGGTGTACACGGATGCTCAATTTCGTAGGAGGTATTTCAAATTCCCACATTCATTTTGCCATGTACATAACTTTATGACCCCTATTATGACACATGAAATGTATGGTAGGTTCCGCATGCGTCGCCATGTGTTTGAGCGCCTCGTTGATGTTGTGCAACAAGTGGATCCATACTTCATTCAGCGTCCAAACTGTGCGGGTGAGATTGGTCTTTCTGCTctacagaaagttgttgctgctGTTCGAATCCTTGCTTACGGTATTCCGGCTGATGTCGTGGACGAATACGTACGCATTGGTGAATCCACGGCTCATGAGGCATTGAAACACTTTTGCACGGCCGTCCAAACCGCGTTTGCTCCGTACTATGTCCGTGCACCAAATGCAGAAGATATCGCACGCCTTCTCCAAGTTGGCGAGTCACGTGGGTTTCCTGGTATGCttggtagtgttgattgcatgcattgggagtggcgtaACTGCCCAAGTTCATGGAAGGGCATGTTTACAGGACGTGGTAAACATCCTACCATGATCTTGGAAGCTGTTGTGCCGTATGACCTGTGGATATGGCATGCATATTTTGGTCTGCCAGGTAGCTGCAACGACATAAACGTTCTCCACCGTTCAAACCTTTTCGAAAGGCATCTGAGCGGTGACACACCTCCTATTTCATTCACTGTGAATGGTCACACGTACAATATGGGATATTACCTAGTAGACGGGATTTACCCTGACTGGCCCGCATTTGTGAAGACAATCTGTAATCCCTACGACGTTAGAACGCAACACTTTGCAACAATTCAAGAGTCTGCTCGAAAAGATATTGAATGAGCTTTCGGTGTACTCCAGAAGAGATGGGGTGTGGTGCGGGGCCCTGCTTACGGTTGGAGTCCTGAACACATTGGGGACATCATGAAAACTTGCATAATATTGCACAACATGATAGTAGAAGACGAAGGTCCATTGTCTTTGAACACAACCTTTGAAAACATCGGAGTGCTGGCAGACACAAGTCAAGGTTCAATGGAAGAGCGCAACAACTTCGTCAATCAAAGGTACAACCAACTCAAAGACCGCAACAAATATACTCAGCTTCAGGTTGATCTGATACACCATCGCTGGGCGCGACATGGATCCGGAGTTGCATAGGAAGCAATGAAACGAGTTGTGTCATGTCTGTTCTTATCTAGTGTCCAACTGTTATTGTCTAGACATGTTTCTTAGTTTACCTTGTCCTAGTATCGAAGTGTCTATTGTCTGTACTGTCTGTCGTAGGGTGTCATGCTGCTCTTTCAATTCAATAACAAGAAGTAGTACTATCATGCAACCACATGTGTGTACAAATGGTAAACAAAAAACTACAGCATGCTCACAGTTATTCAAACCAAATAGTTCAGAAACATATAGTAAAACATTCAGGTACAAACCATGACAAATAGTTGCAAACAAATAGTTCAAATAAGTACTAAAACAATCTGGTACAAACCAGATTTGGGTCTGACGACAGCAAGCTCACAGAAACAAGTCTGAGTACGCCTCATTTAGAAATGATAAACAAACAAATTAAGTAACCAACCATCATAGGCCAGAAGATGTTGACCCAGTAACCCTAGCCAAtatctcttgttgcttggcttcatAGTACTTGCGGAGAAGAGGGTTACATTTGCTCAAATCCATGCTTAAGATCATGATCTCCTCTTCCTTGTCCTCCTTTAGTTTCTGCCTTTCAAGCCCTAATTTCTCTAGGTTCAACTTCTTCTTTTCTAGGAGCAATTTATGCCTCTCATTTTTGTTCATTGAATCCAACTTCTTTTCCTCAGTTGTAACAACTGTTTTGTACACTGACAGACGCTCCAAAGAAAGATCTCCCATGCGTGTCATGAACTCAGAATCTGATGAAGACGTGTCCACAGATTTAGTCCTCTTCGCCTTTTCCTTAGAAGAATCTCGACCCAGTGGCCTCTTCGATGTGAAGCTAGATGGTACATATTCTTCTGCATCCACATCGACAGTGTTAGAATGGGTGGGATTAGCGTTGCCATGCTGATTTTGTTGGCCCATGTGGTTGTGCATCCATTTTGGTTGATCCTTAAGTATGGCCCAACAATGTAAAAAGTGGAAAGGCTTCTTTTCAATAGCTGCAAACCTAGAGGCTGCCAGTGATGTCTGCGACATAAAACAACTGGTTACAGCAGGAACATGCTTCTAAATACCTACAATATTTATGTCAAAATGTTACATTAAAGATGTACCTTGTCTACGTTAGTGAGTCCACTAGGATTCTGTCGGAGCACTACCATCATGTAACCAGCAAAAGTGGAACACTGTGTTTTGATAGTATCCCATCTACTCATCAAAGATTTTATGGACCTTTCGGGCAAtgttcctcgtcttgagttgTATGCTTCAGTAATTCTACTCCAAAATCCTTGACGTTTCTGCCCTGTGTTAATAATGGGATCGCAACTTACAGCAAGCCAAGCATGGCATCCCTAGTGTCCTCATCAGCAGTGAAGTTTGCTAGCTTTGTTCTTTGAGTTGGCTTCTTAGGAATAGCTGGTGTTCTTGAGCCTTCGGCTTGCCCATCAACTGGAAATTCAGAATGTTGAGTTCCCATAGGCTGCTCGTCAATCTGGATAAGGAAGCTTCCATATTGAGACATCACCTGGTTCCAATCACTTCCCATTCTATGCAACAGAGGCAGATGAAACATGATATAAATGAACAGAACTGAACATGATATAAAGTAACGCGAACATACtccaacataacagaataattgtacTAGCTGGAATGGTTTCAGTTTACATAGACCAGAACATTCAAATCCCCCAAAAGCATGATCATACCAACCCTCCCACCTTTCCTAGTTTTCATCATACAGACGTCGTTACCGTACATGCTACAATACTTCTACTTAAGTTAAACCTAGACACTAGTAGGGATATGTGCCGTCGGTTGAGTAGTCACGACCATCGTCGTAGCCCACAAGGTCTTCATAGTTAATTGGTGACTCTTCGTCTATCAGTAGCTCGTCTTCTGAACCATCTTCTATTAGAAGCTCCTCTACTGCTTCCTCTTGTCGTGGATGTTCGTTTACTTGATAGTTAGCCATATTTTCTACCTCCCACTGAGTTTGCACTGCTACGTCTTCAAGATCCTTGGCGAGGTCGTCAATCTCAACTAGTGCTCGGTTCAATTCGTCCACCAAAGGTGAGTTGAAAGGCTGGAAGGCTGAATGGACGACATCAAcgatgttgaaagggaaatgtgcccttgggccatttctaagtattttggtgattgagtgccaacacaagtacttaaatgtgaatctatgcccatgaatggacaaagtgcaaatcaagagcaaaggtatgtttctaagtcttagtacattggttttgtgtactaatatacttgtctaagtatgagaaacagaaagaagaagaaaagagaagagttggctgtgtacagccaaaaggctgtttcggtctggggcaccggactgtccggtggtgcaccggacagtgtccggtggtgcaccggaccgtgtccggtgcgccaggctggctcgagcgaagtggccgctctcgggaattcgccgacgacgtacggctaaaattcaccggactgtccggtgtgcaccggactgtccggtgagccaacggtcggccgggccaacggtcggccgcgcgatctgcgcaggacacgtggccgagccaacggtcggaagggggcaccggactgtccggtgtgcaccggacatgtccggtgcgccaatggctcccagatctgcaacggtcggctgcgccgtttaaggaaagaaatcgggcaccggacagtgtccggtgtacaccggactgtccggtgcgccagtcgacagaaggcaagatcagccttcctggattgctctcaacggctcctagctgccttggggctataaaagggacccctaggcgcatggaggagtacatcaagcattcctacaacattcctaagcaccaagacatcgattccacgcatttggttcattgtgatagcatctagagctcttgttgagttgtgaactcattgagttgtgttgcgagctcttgttgcgacttgtgtgcgtgctgttgctctgattttgagtcttgtgtgcgttgctagttctcccttactccgtatttctttgtgaatcttaagtgtaagggcgagaggctccaagttgtggagattcctcgcaaacgggatattgaaaggcaaagcaaaacaccgtggtattcaagttggtctttggaccgcttgagaggggttgattgcaaccctcgtccgttgggacgccacaacgtggagtaggcaagcgttggtcttggccgaaccacgggataaaccactgtgtcatctctgtgtttgatctcttgtggtattgtgttttgttgagactcctctctagccacttggcaattattgtgctaacacttaacaagtttttgtggctataagtttaagtttcacaggatcacctattcacccccctctaggtgctctcaattggtatcagagccgttctcttcaagaaagggactaaccgcccgaagagatggatcctaaaggcaaggggatggtgatcaacgacaaggaaaaggagtccttcgtcaacgagcccaatgatgacaagctcaccgactcaggctcgggccacaaaagaaaagacgggagaaagaagaaggcaaggcgcatcaaggaaattgtctactacgacagcgacgaatcttcctcctcccaaaaggacgacgacgactacgatagacgaaagacggttaactcaaacttttctttcgattattcgcgcatcccgcatagttcaaatgctcaattgcttcccattccacttggcaagccccctcactttgatggagaggattacggattttggagccacaaaatgcgtactcacctgttttctctccatccaagcatttgggagattgtggaaagtggaatgaaatttgatagctcggatagccctatgtttattaatgaacagattcatagaaatgcacaagctactactgtattgctagcctctttgtgcagggacgagtatcacaaggtgagcggcttggacaatgccaagcagatctgggacaccctcaagatctctcatgagggaaacgatgtcaccttgctcaccaaaatggagttggtggaaggcgaacttggacggttcgcgatgataaggggggaggagccgacgcaaacatacaaccggctcaagacccttatcaacaaaataaggagctacgggagcacgcaatggacggaccacgacgtcgtccgcctaatgctaaggtcatttactgttcttgatcctcatttggtgaacaatattcgtgaaaatcccaggtacaccaagatgtcgcccgaagaagttcttgggaaattcgttagtgggcgaatgatgatcaaggaggcaaggtacgtggacgacgccttgaatggtccgatcaacgagccgcaaccccttgctctcaaagcaacacgaagcaaggaggcgctacctagcaaggtggcacagattgaggcggccggacttaatgatgaagagatggctctcatcatcaaaagattcaagacggtgcttaaaggtcgcaagggacagccaagcaagaccaaagccaaggggaagcgctcatgcttcaaatgtggtaagcttggtcattttattgctaactgtcccgacaatgatagtgatcaggaccaagggaacaagagggagaaaaagaagaactataagaaggcaaagggcgaggctcatcttggcaaggagtgggattcggactgctcttcgtccgactccgacaatgaaggactcgccgccactgctttcaacaagtcatccctcttccccaacgagcgacacacttgcctcatggcaagggagaagaaagtaagcactcataatactagtacttatgcttcttcaagtgaggatgagtctagtgatgatgatgagatagattactcatgcttattcaagggattagatagaaccaaggtagacaaaattaatgaattgattgatgccttaaatgataggaatatacttttagaaaagcaagaggatttgttgtatgaagaacatgataaatttgtagaagctcagaaatctcttgctctagaaattaagagaaatgaagtgctttctagtgaattatcttcttgtcatgaaaccattgctactttaaaaggtgttaataatgatttaaatgctaaactagaagtggctagtaaatctaactcttgtgtagaacatgttatggtttgcactaggtgtaaagattttaatgttgatgcttgtagtgaacacctagtttcaatttctaaattgaatgatgaagtggctagtcttaatgcccaacttaagactagcaaaagcgaatttgataaattaaaatttgcaagggatgcctatacgattggtagacatccctcaattaaggatggacttggcttcaagagggaagccaagaacttaacaagccataaggctcccatttccgccaaggagaaagggaaggcccctatggctggtagtgccaaaaagaaccatgcttttatgtatcatgataggagacatactagaaatgcaaatagaagttataatgtctttgattcatatgtttatcatcacatggttgcttctagttctttctatgagCATGATAGGaacgttggtaggagaaatgttgttcataatatgcctaggagaaatgttgttaatgttcctaggaaagtcaatgaaccttctacaatatatcatgctttgaatgcttcctttgcaatttgtagaaaggataaaaaggtgattgctaggaagttaggggcaaaatgcaagggtgataaaacttgcatttggatccctaagcaaattgtaactaaccttgtaggacccaacaagagttgggtacctaagtcccaagcctaaatttgccttgcaggtttatgcatccgggggttcaagctggattatcgacagcggatgcacaaaccatatgatgggggagaagaagatgttcacctcctacgtcaagaataaggattcccaagattcaattatattcggtgatgggaatcaaggcaaggtaaaagggttaggtaaaattgcaatttctaatgagcactctatctctaatgtgtttttagtagagtctcttggatataatttgttatctgttagtcaattatgcaatatgggatataactgtttgtttacaaatgtagatgtgtctgtctttagaagatgtgatggttcactagcttttaagggtattctagacgacaagctttacttagttgattttgcaaaagaagaggccggtctagatgcatgcttaatggctaagactagcatgggctggctgtggcatcgccgcttagcacatgtggggatgaagaaccttcacaagcttctaaagggagaacacgtgataggtttgactaacgtacaattcgaaaaagatagaccttgtgcagcttgtcaagcaggtaaacaggtgggaggagcgcatcacagcaagaatgtgatgaccacttcaagacccctggagctgctgcatatggacctcttcggacccgtcgcctatctgagcatagggggaagtaagtatggtctagttattgtcgatgacttttcccgcttcacttgggtgttctttttgcaggataagtctgaaacccaaggaaccctcaagcgcttcctcaggagagctcaaaatgagtttgagctcaaggtgaagaagataaggagcgacaacgggtccgagttcaagaaccttcaagtggaggagtttcttgaggaggaaggaatcaagcatgagttctccgctccctacacacctcagcaaaatggtgtggtagagaggaagaacaggacgctcatagatatggcgaggactatgcttggagaattcaagacccccgagtgtttttggtcggaagccgtgaacacggcttgccatgccatcaacagggtctaccttcatcgtctcctcaagaagacttcgtatgagctactaaccggtaacaaacccaatgtatcttactttcgtgtatttgggagcaactgctacattctagtaaagaagggtagaaattctaaatttgctcccaaagctgtagaagggtttttgttaggttatgactcaaatacaaaggcgtatagagtcttcaacaaatcatcgggtttggttgaagtctctagcgacgttgtatttgatgagactaatggctctccaagagagcaagttgttgattgtgatgatgtagatgaagaagatgttccgacggccgctatacgaaccatggcgattggagaagtgcggccacaggaacaagatgaacgagatcaaccttcttcctcaacaacggtgcatcccccaactcaagacgatgaacaggttcatcaaaaggaggcgtgtgatcaaggggaagcacaagatgatc contains these protein-coding regions:
- the LOC100383268 gene encoding Serine/threonine-protein kinase WNK2 is translated as MATALLRDSYRTRATSRLILPGVQRDSRQGVLKDCVPGLRRAPGHGGGVEPGAAARLPARPGGAGAPLRRDPPAQVPPPPRRHAAPRVLGRRRRAPPRRQLRHRALHLRHAAPVPPPAPAGRRRRGPALVPADPRRPRLPPRARRHPPRPQVRQHLRQRQPGPGQDRRLRPRHRGPPPRLAARGALRRGHAGVHGARGVRGGLRRARRRLLVRHVRPRDGHARVPLQRVRAPRAHLQESHLRDKAGGSVQGERPRGEAVHRQVPGAGVAAAERGRAAQRPVPAAGRRLRPRLRRRRGLQRHVQLPAPARVPGPPPPCRQHWLHGEQRGGVQWRRRRRRQMGRRVRGRGRRWQHVPRHRPAVQRARRRRAARCWCRHHHQGQEDAGRTHLPPAAYRRQRWHREGPEHLLPLRRGRGHGAERGHRDGCGAGHHRPRGDPHRRDDRRRGGRAAAALEAGSWHGRRRRRRRRSGHVGRYRPLQELPVQRVLRRVAGRLHVGGGGGAARLPVRGAARPVRGDHVPGRRRAGAVPGLWVQLRRRRRAG
- the LOC100383268 gene encoding serine/threonine-protein kinase WNK2 isoform X1, whose product is MMGALQLQSNGDGAAEGLLPDPGYVEVDPTGRYGRYNEILGKGSSKTVYRAFDEHRGMEVAWNQVQLHDFLRGPAELERLYGEIHLLKSLRHRAVMRLHASWADAAAPRLAVNFVTELFTSGTLRQYRLRHPRAGAAAVRRWCRQILDGLAYLHARGVIHRDLKCDNIFVNGSQGQVKIGDFGLATVARRRGSPHAARCVVGTPEFMAPEVYAEGYDERADVYSFGMCVLEMVTLEYPYSECVHPVHIYKKVTSGIKPAALYKVKDPAVRRFIDRCLAPASRRPSAAELLSDPFLQLEDGCGLGYGDDADYSAMYNYLHQPACLDHHHHAGSIGSTASNGVVSNGGGGGGGRWDDESEDEDDDGSMFQGIDQLFNEHEDDELHVAGVDITIKGKRMQDGRIFLRLRIADKDGTGRVRNIYFPFDADADTALSVATEMVAELDITDHEVTHIAEMIDGEVGALLPHWRPGPGMDDDDGGGAGPDTSGATDRCKNCRSSASSAGSLDDYMSAAAAARRGCRCAELHGRFEEITFQADEEQVRFQGSGCSSDDGGGQAEQCAGDGGSTVTERSDQP